Proteins from a genomic interval of Desulfurobacterium sp. TC5-1:
- a CDS encoding YqhA family protein, with amino-acid sequence MNNYKNINEKTVLENIFEIFLWKSRLAVIIAVIPSILASLSLFFIGTHKILKVFLQTFGNFMNYEKGFYKYAVMDVVTAVDIYLIATVMIIFGLGLYELYVSKLDPAEHSEIIKILKIKSLDDLKGKLGKVILMVLIVTFFKYALQIPYHNPQELLILSISILSISGAIFLSARH; translated from the coding sequence ATGAATAATTATAAAAACATTAACGAGAAAACTGTTCTTGAAAATATATTTGAAATTTTTCTATGGAAGAGTCGATTGGCGGTTATAATTGCAGTCATTCCTTCAATTCTGGCATCTCTTTCACTTTTTTTCATAGGAACTCATAAAATCCTTAAAGTTTTTTTGCAAACTTTCGGCAATTTCATGAATTATGAAAAAGGATTTTATAAATATGCGGTTATGGACGTTGTCACGGCGGTGGATATATATCTTATAGCAACTGTTATGATAATTTTTGGCTTGGGTCTATACGAACTTTATGTTAGTAAACTAGATCCTGCTGAACATTCTGAAATCATTAAAATACTTAAAATTAAATCTCTTGATGATTTGAAAGGAAAATTAGGTAAAGTTATTTTGATGGTTTTAATAGTTACATTTTTTAAATATGCACTACAGATACCATATCACAATCCACAAGAACTTTTAATTCTATCCATTTCTATTCTTTCAATATCCGGAGCCATTTTTCTCAGTGCTCGCCACTAA